Part of the Paenibacillus kyungheensis genome, GCCTTGTAGCCAACCTCGATCAAAGCTAAACCGCTCTGCTGATGGATATACTGTAAACATATTTATTCCTCCCTGAGTAGTCGATCTGCTGTACTTTGATAATGTATTTACTGAATTATTGTAACAAACTTACTAATATAATGTAAAATATAAAATAATAAAAACCGTTGTCTCAATATATATGGGACAACGGTTGATGTGTTGAAACTTTTCTTTATTACTTTTTATACTTTAAAACGAGACACCAATTGTTGTAACTGTTCTGCAAGACGAGTCAAATCGGTAGCTGCACTGGATACTTCTTGCATTGAAGCGAGTTGTTCTTCGGCTGCTGCTGAAATCGTCTCAGTATTGCTTGCCGCTTGTTCAGAAATGCTAGCGATATCTTCAATCGCTTCTACTACTGCATCTGCATCATTATTTAAATGATCTGTCGTTCCAGTTACATCGTTCATTTTGCGAGAGACTGCTTTGATAGCGCGGTTAATTCTAGAGAATGAACGTCCAGATGTATCAACAGCTAGAATACCTCCATTTACATTCTCTTTCGCCTGATCCATAACTTCTAGCGATTGAGCTACGATGCCTTGCATGCCTGTAATAAGGTTACCGATACGCTCTGCCGATTCACCCGATTCAGATGCAAGCTTACGCACTTCATCGGCAACGACAGCAAATCCTTTACCATGTTCGCCTGCTCTTGCCGCTTCAATCGAAGCATTTAACGCTAGCAAATTAGTCTGTTTGGCAATATTACGGATTAAATCAACAATTCCACCAATTTCACTAGATTGCGTATTTAGACTTGCAATAATTTCGCTTAATCGATCAACAGTTAATTGAATTTCAAAAATCTGTTGAGTTACATTAATAACCGATTCATTTCCTTTTGCAGAAGCTGTCGCTGCATCGCTCATACTTTGGCTTACTTCAGCTACGTGACCGGAAATCTCAGACACACGTTCTGACATACGATGGATTGCATCTGCGCCTACTGCGACTCCTGTTACCTGACGTTCACTGCCTGTAGAAACTTCTTGAATCGCCATAGTTACATGTTCAACAGAACGACTGGTTTCTTCTGCTCCAGCTGCTAGTTCTTCCGAAGCGGAAGATACATTGTCTGTCGTATCTCTTACTTTCTCAATCATCTCACGCAGACTAGCGACCATTATCGCAAAGTCACGCGCTAGATCACCGATCTCATTATTTTTACGCTGATCAATCTGGATCGTGAGATCGCCCTCACTGATTTGTTGAGTCGTTTTGCGTAGACTCAGTAAAGGTTTCATAATCATATTGATACAAAAAGCTACAATGATCGCTGCTATCACAATAGCGATAATAATAATCACTAAAGCTTGATTACGAATCGGTTGAACAGCTTCAGCAATTTCGCTTGTATACATCGTACCTGCGATTTTCCAGCCTGTTTCTTTGTTGGTGAGAAAGACCATCTTTTTCGGCTCGCCTTTGAATGTATAATCAATCGTACCATTGTCTTTGGAATACATTGTATCCAGATATTCCCCTGCTGCTACCTCACCTGTCACACCATTACGTGTCACAATATATTTCTTTTCTGTATCTAAAATAACGACATAGCCTTCGCTACCTACATTAATATCTGCTAATTTAGAAATACTTTCTAGATTTAATGAAATACCTAATACCCCCGAATTATCTGGTAAAGTATGCGCCAGAATCACTACAGGAAGTTTGCTTGAGTTGATAACAACAGGTGTCATAATCGTTTGACCGGGAGAAGCTTGAGCTAATTTATACCAATCCCGTTCACGCGGATCATAGCCATTCTCATTTTCTTTAGGTACGCCGCGAATCATCGTTCCATCCGGTGTACCGACAAATGTATCGATAGCTTCAGGATGTTCACCAAGATATTGTGCTAATTTGGGAACGATTTCTGGACTCAATCGGCCATCGATCATCGAACTGTTAAATACACTTGATAAATATTCAGCATCATGCATTTTGGTCGCAATGGCATTGCTGATAAATAGATTAGCTGTTTGTACACTTTGGGTTGCACTGGCAATCAAATGATCTTGTACTTCTTCTTTTGCTTTATCGTACATACTTACACCAATCACTAAACTTGGCCCTAGCAAAATCAAAGCAAATGCTACAATTAATTGATTACGTATAGACCATCGAAAAGAAGATGATGTAGTTGTTTTTTTGCTTGGTTTAGGCAATTTCATCCTTTTTTTCATAAACCCCACTCTTTCTATAAATGAATACAGATGATTTTGATGTCTGTTGCTCATCATCTACAATTTGCTAGTAATGTATATATCGCCTAAACCATGTTAGTTTTGTAGATGTAACACAAAAAACCGACAATATCTCAAAGATATTTTGTCGGTTTTTGTTTGTTTCGTATTCATTTCATACAAATATATTGTGTATTATTTAGTTTTCAGCAAGTCGGCTATTGTATTTATTTTTGAAAAGCAGACTATCCAAAGATAATAGAGCACTACCTGTCAATGCCAATTGAAGCGAAGTGAATAACAGCAAATAATCGAACTCTGTACCCATCATAAATGGCTGACCTGCTTTGGCAGTCAATAACACTCCAATCATAATCACTGTCAAAGCCGCACCTGCAATACGAGTAAGTAGACCCAGAATCAACAATAATCCTCCCAAAATTTCTATAATAGCTACGACCGGAGCCAAAAACCCGGGTAATCCGATACTTTGGAAAAATCCTGTTGTGCCACCAATACCACCTTGAAATTTGGAAAACCCATGCAATAAAAAGATAACACCTGTTAATACGCGAACAATAAACAATCCTAATTCCACATTACGTTTAAGCAACATGATTACTCCTCCTTTTTTTGTTCATCTCATGTAATCTTCACTACATACTGTAGTGTATAGTTATAAAAATAGTCGCTTATACAATAATCATATAAGTGACCATAATAACAAAATGCTAAGTGCTGTTAGCACAACTAATGAAAGTAGCACAGGCCATACCGGCAACCGCAGAGATTTCTCTTGATCCGGTTCAATAATGCGATGGATACGATAATTGAGTGACGTTTCGGCAAAAGAAGAATAGATCATTCGAAAAGGTTGAGGGGAACGAGAATGCTGACGATGAATTAGTTTCAGTAGAGCACCGCCCAAGCCAACAGGAGTTCCTAAGCGATGGACTGCATAACTATCTGCTAGAATTTCGCGCGATATTTTGTAATGCAACGTGATATTTTTCAAAATCGGTAAAAACCACAACGCAAGCGCAAACTGCCCTAACAAAAATGTAGTTAATGGATCACGTTGCTGATAATGGAACATCTCATGATGTACAACCGCTTCTTGTTCTTGTTTATCCAACATCCGCAGTAGTCCATCTGATAAAATAATTCGGCGGCGAAAAATACCCATAGTTAATGCAACAGGTTGCGAACAACGAATAATCATCAATAATTCTTTGTTCTCACTATATATAGCATTATATTGCGCCGATTGCTTCACATCTTGTAACGAGCGAAAATAACGATAAGCCCGATAAGACCCTGCCCACTGATCTAATCCATAACCGATATACAGTACAAATGTACACAGAACCAGACCTCTTAGTAAATGGGCTACCGAAAACCATCCTTGAGCTTCCATCCAACGGTTACAGATGCGTAGCAGATCAAAAGGAATATTCCAACCGAATATCGTATGCAACGCATAAATAAACATAAGCCCTATCGTAAATAACGAGAGACCGAAACTTATACGAAACAGTGTTCTTGAACGACGTTCCCAGTGAGTTACGTTTCTTTTTTCCATTGTTTGATTTTATCCTCCAAGGCGCGAATAAGTTGAGGATCTACTTCCTCCAGCACATCTACCATATGATTTACGGCGAGTGACCCGAATTCT contains:
- a CDS encoding methyl-accepting chemotaxis protein, with the translated sequence MKKRMKLPKPSKKTTTSSSFRWSIRNQLIVAFALILLGPSLVIGVSMYDKAKEEVQDHLIASATQSVQTANLFISNAIATKMHDAEYLSSVFNSSMIDGRLSPEIVPKLAQYLGEHPEAIDTFVGTPDGTMIRGVPKENENGYDPRERDWYKLAQASPGQTIMTPVVINSSKLPVVILAHTLPDNSGVLGISLNLESISKLADINVGSEGYVVILDTEKKYIVTRNGVTGEVAAGEYLDTMYSKDNGTIDYTFKGEPKKMVFLTNKETGWKIAGTMYTSEIAEAVQPIRNQALVIIIIAIVIAAIIVAFCINMIMKPLLSLRKTTQQISEGDLTIQIDQRKNNEIGDLARDFAIMVASLREMIEKVRDTTDNVSSASEELAAGAEETSRSVEHVTMAIQEVSTGSERQVTGVAVGADAIHRMSERVSEISGHVAEVSQSMSDAATASAKGNESVINVTQQIFEIQLTVDRLSEIIASLNTQSSEIGGIVDLIRNIAKQTNLLALNASIEAARAGEHGKGFAVVADEVRKLASESGESAERIGNLITGMQGIVAQSLEVMDQAKENVNGGILAVDTSGRSFSRINRAIKAVSRKMNDVTGTTDHLNNDADAVVEAIEDIASISEQAASNTETISAAAEEQLASMQEVSSAATDLTRLAEQLQQLVSRFKV
- a CDS encoding DoxX family protein — translated: MLLKRNVELGLFIVRVLTGVIFLLHGFSKFQGGIGGTTGFFQSIGLPGFLAPVVAIIEILGGLLLILGLLTRIAGAALTVIMIGVLLTAKAGQPFMMGTEFDYLLLFTSLQLALTGSALLSLDSLLFKNKYNSRLAEN
- a CDS encoding M56 family metallopeptidase; the protein is MEKRNVTHWERRSRTLFRISFGLSLFTIGLMFIYALHTIFGWNIPFDLLRICNRWMEAQGWFSVAHLLRGLVLCTFVLYIGYGLDQWAGSYRAYRYFRSLQDVKQSAQYNAIYSENKELLMIIRCSQPVALTMGIFRRRIILSDGLLRMLDKQEQEAVVHHEMFHYQQRDPLTTFLLGQFALALWFLPILKNITLHYKISREILADSYAVHRLGTPVGLGGALLKLIHRQHSRSPQPFRMIYSSFAETSLNYRIHRIIEPDQEKSLRLPVWPVLLSLVVLTALSILLLWSLI